From Helicobacter sp. MIT 21-1697, a single genomic window includes:
- a CDS encoding methionyl-tRNA formyltransferase has product MTLILAGTPAFASAIFAPIIESNIFKILALICQPDKPFGRKGELKAPHTKESFAHLGIEILQPNKIDEAFTAHIQALKPDMILVVAYGKILPRAFLDIAPCINIHASILPLWRGASPIQQMILTQPLYFGVSAIKMNEELDKGAILGLHYVPNTRQNITQLSAQLSYAGSKLALYVLTHLQEIEPLEQINADTSYCTKIKKSDGYVDLSCATNVYYKYLAYCEWPHIFIKSTKGYILKLFDVTLIESTHSHKMGEILNIDTQGIVIGCKQGSVCIGALQQEGKERLTAAIYLRGKRLNVGDILC; this is encoded by the coding sequence ATGACACTCATTTTGGCTGGAACGCCTGCATTTGCATCGGCAATATTTGCACCTATAATAGAAAGCAATATATTTAAGATTCTCGCCCTTATCTGTCAGCCTGATAAGCCATTTGGGCGCAAAGGTGAGCTTAAAGCTCCTCATACTAAAGAAAGTTTCGCCCATTTGGGTATAGAAATTTTACAACCTAACAAGATTGATGAAGCATTTACTGCCCATATTCAAGCATTAAAACCTGATATGATACTCGTGGTAGCTTATGGAAAAATATTGCCTAGAGCATTTTTAGACATTGCACCCTGTATTAATATTCACGCCTCAATTTTACCTTTATGGCGCGGTGCAAGTCCGATTCAACAAATGATACTTACTCAACCTCTCTATTTTGGGGTAAGTGCTATCAAAATGAATGAAGAACTTGATAAAGGAGCAATTTTAGGACTACATTATGTGCCAAATACACGACAAAATATCACTCAACTCTCTGCTCAACTAAGCTATGCAGGGTCAAAACTCGCATTATATGTTCTCACACATTTACAAGAGATTGAGCCATTAGAGCAAATCAATGCAGATACAAGCTATTGCACTAAAATTAAAAAATCTGATGGCTATGTAGATTTAAGCTGCGCTACAAATGTGTATTATAAATATTTAGCATATTGTGAGTGGCCCCATATTTTTATCAAAAGCACAAAAGGTTACATACTGAAACTCTTTGATGTTACCCTTATAGAATCTACTCATTCACACAAAATGGGAGAGATTCTAAACATTGACACTCAAGGTATTGTTATAGGCTGCAAGCAAGGAAGCGTATGCATTGGTGCATTACAGCAAGAGGGAAAAGAAAGGCTCACTGCTGCAATTTATTTGCGCGGCAAACGACTGAATGTGGGTGATATATTATGCTAA
- the proB gene encoding glutamate 5-kinase, which produces MQKPRIVLKIGSSNLCNGKIIDKMQIKALAHIISELKVRYDVILVSSGAVASGHTTLHIERNSLQNKQALASIGQPLLMESYREALKDYGIPTAQLLLVWRDFDSRRNTAFAKDTIDTLLAHNVLPIINENDTIATDEMVFGDNDRLGAYVTYYFGAKLLIILSDIDGYFDKNPHQYDDAQILPIVHSIPASALEQTHSPHGDFATGGIVTKLIAADFLLQRKCMMFLSHGRKLDVLRDFLLHKKQSSGTLFCPADSQDIKTFI; this is translated from the coding sequence ATGCAAAAGCCACGAATAGTTCTTAAAATTGGCTCTTCAAATCTCTGCAATGGCAAAATCATTGATAAAATGCAAATTAAAGCACTTGCACACATTATCAGTGAGCTTAAAGTGCGTTATGATGTCATTCTTGTTAGCTCTGGGGCTGTAGCAAGCGGACATACTACACTCCATATAGAGAGAAACTCTTTGCAAAACAAACAAGCTCTTGCAAGTATTGGACAGCCTTTATTAATGGAATCTTATCGTGAGGCATTGAAAGATTATGGTATTCCTACTGCACAATTGCTTCTTGTGTGGCGTGATTTTGATTCTCGCCGAAATACAGCTTTTGCAAAAGATACGATTGATACCCTTTTAGCACATAATGTGCTACCTATCATTAATGAAAATGATACTATCGCCACAGATGAAATGGTTTTTGGCGACAATGATAGGCTTGGCGCGTATGTAACATATTATTTTGGTGCAAAACTCCTTATTATTTTAAGCGATATTGATGGCTATTTTGACAAAAACCCTCATCAATACGATGATGCACAAATCCTCCCTATCGTGCATTCTATCCCTGCAAGCGCATTAGAGCAAACTCATAGCCCACACGGAGATTTTGCCACAGGAGGGATTGTTACAAAACTCATCGCGGCAGACTTTTTACTTCAACGCAAATGTATGATGTTTTTAAGCCACGGACGCAAACTTGATGTATTAAGAGACTTTCTTTTGCATAAGAAACAAAGTTCAGGCACACTTTTTTGTCCCGCAGATTCTCAAGATATAAAGACATTTATATGA
- a CDS encoding TonB-dependent receptor: MFKILCNLAFCMGFAYSMQSYTLNKSIITGNTLATDVEKIPSNVSVVDNKHIQYIPNTKITDTIKKLSGVRVDNDVGFNPRPKVKIRGINYGTLLMLDGVILSDLEGENRILNQISLYDVERVEVARGALSSLYGAGAIGGVVHFITAMPTQFQSQFLLSYGNELYKDTAEKNLIRAFASVGDVFIDKRLRVKLSAGLTHSDGYSSFPTLLPSSETAPNNINIPTDKAGNHILGDGGRRDYAIYDIRLRAEYDISDSDMLSSMISFSNHNYTFGHFKSSVKDSAGQDIHLINGKDYFVGSGLGGMGTYSHLLGNLTYQHDFLESYFKIAFSTLNLFSLWQDAKQGEGDRYGGAGTTQDIDSTSNYLDMFYRVNLNSIHSLNTAMQFRYYTFTQLNANMTNWKDYKSRTDVYRSYGGKAFVASAYMSVDSEWLPHLSSTLGMRYDYWKNFDGYLLDNNNPATNRNNQGAISSVFSPKASINYAPNFLQNIILKSSIGSGFRMPTMRDMYQFTHSNTYWKINPDLKQESALSFDIGVEYQHKGFEGKFYYYDTELWDMIYRSGTGKENNPYQNVNAGRGRIHGVEISAQVPILSDLYIESNYTLTLATIIKNNAKKDTEGKQLAATPKHMVNIALNYLPQYGLYASMWAYYAPAFYADDLNTPALSDTYGNYESQFTLNAKCGYNFKNGIDISASFANITNNRYYDFYQVAGASYSLQLRYKL; the protein is encoded by the coding sequence ATGTTTAAAATCCTATGTAACCTTGCATTTTGTATGGGTTTTGCTTATTCAATGCAATCTTACACTCTCAATAAATCAATTATTACAGGCAATACGCTTGCAACTGATGTGGAAAAAATCCCGAGCAATGTAAGTGTGGTAGATAACAAACACATTCAATATATACCAAATACTAAAATCACTGATACAATTAAAAAGCTTTCTGGTGTGCGTGTAGATAATGATGTAGGATTTAATCCGCGTCCAAAAGTGAAAATTCGTGGCATTAATTATGGCACTCTCCTTATGCTTGATGGCGTGATTCTAAGTGATTTAGAGGGAGAGAATAGAATCTTAAATCAAATTTCCCTCTATGATGTAGAACGCGTAGAGGTAGCTCGTGGAGCGCTTTCTAGCCTCTATGGTGCTGGAGCAATTGGTGGCGTAGTTCATTTCATCACTGCTATGCCTACACAATTCCAATCTCAATTTCTACTTAGCTATGGCAATGAATTGTATAAAGACACCGCCGAAAAAAATCTCATTCGTGCATTTGCAAGTGTGGGTGATGTATTTATAGATAAAAGATTGAGAGTAAAGCTTAGCGCAGGACTTACACATAGCGATGGATATTCTAGTTTCCCTACTCTACTTCCAAGCTCTGAAACAGCACCAAATAATATCAATATACCCACCGATAAAGCAGGAAATCATATTCTTGGTGATGGTGGCAGACGAGACTACGCTATTTATGACATTCGTTTGAGGGCAGAATATGATATAAGTGATTCTGATATGCTCTCAAGTATGATAAGCTTTTCTAATCACAACTACACCTTTGGACATTTTAAAAGCTCTGTCAAAGATAGCGCTGGACAAGACATTCATCTTATCAATGGCAAAGATTATTTTGTGGGCTCTGGACTTGGTGGTATGGGGACATATTCACATTTATTAGGGAATCTCACCTATCAACACGATTTTTTAGAATCTTATTTTAAAATTGCTTTTTCAACATTAAATCTTTTTAGCCTCTGGCAAGATGCAAAACAAGGAGAAGGCGATAGATATGGTGGTGCAGGGACAACACAAGATATAGATTCTACAAGTAATTATCTTGATATGTTCTATCGTGTCAATTTAAACTCTATTCATTCTTTAAACACCGCAATGCAATTTCGTTATTACACATTTACACAACTTAATGCCAATATGACAAACTGGAAAGACTACAAAAGCCGCACTGATGTCTATCGTAGCTATGGCGGGAAAGCCTTTGTCGCTTCTGCTTATATGAGCGTAGATTCAGAGTGGTTGCCTCATCTCTCTAGCACTCTTGGAATGCGTTATGATTATTGGAAAAACTTTGATGGATACCTCTTAGATAATAATAATCCTGCAACAAATCGCAACAATCAAGGAGCAATATCCTCTGTGTTTAGTCCTAAAGCCTCCATTAATTATGCTCCAAACTTTTTGCAAAATATCATACTTAAAAGCTCCATTGGTTCTGGCTTTAGAATGCCAACTATGCGTGATATGTATCAATTCACACATTCTAATACATATTGGAAGATTAATCCCGATTTGAAACAAGAGAGTGCATTGAGCTTTGATATTGGCGTAGAATACCAACATAAAGGATTTGAGGGAAAATTCTATTATTATGATACAGAGCTATGGGATATGATATATCGCTCTGGCACAGGCAAGGAAAATAATCCTTATCAAAATGTCAATGCTGGGCGCGGACGCATTCATGGCGTAGAAATAAGCGCACAAGTGCCTATTCTTAGTGATTTGTATATAGAAAGCAATTATACCCTCACCCTTGCTACGATTATCAAAAATAATGCAAAAAAAGATACAGAGGGCAAACAACTCGCAGCAACACCAAAACATATGGTAAATATCGCACTTAATTATCTTCCACAATATGGATTATATGCTTCAATGTGGGCATATTATGCGCCCGCATTTTATGCTGATGATCTTAATACTCCCGCTTTAAGCGACACCTATGGTAATTACGAATCTCAATTTACGCTCAATGCCAAGTGTGGCTATAATTTTAAAAATGGTATTGATATATCTGCAAGTTTTGCTAATATTACCAACAATCGCTATTATGATTTTTACCAAGTAGCTGGAGCAAGTTATTCGTTACAACTACGATACAAATTATAA
- a CDS encoding nickel ABC transporter substrate-binding protein yields MRVIVIVFICIGVLWGKNTLIMAVSENIGALNPQGYQGNAMFAQNAIYEGLVRVDKQGKIIPSLALSWHISQDGLSYEFTLREGVKFSNGETFNADAVVLNFQSILKNRARHSWSGLAMAIKDIQKVSEYKVRLLLKHPYSPTLNELSVARPFRFLAPSAMPKDLDLIKHNPKPIGTGAYMLSDSKLGVSDTLLKNPHYWDKEAYNGIYYDEVILKVIFDPNAKLAALKSKQIDMIYGYDQIPLEIFKNMQNDKHFNTYLSPSIYSTSLVINSASPILALSNEKSSQSLRKIIALGIDKAKITQAVYGGLQERADMIFAPTFVHSLGSHNAPKILPYKPKEAKGAIALLLQDSQAVLLRHRGVEILFSGDNPAHKMMAEILQSEFKTIGIKARLSASEPTIYRNRLVKGAFDMAFSETWGAPYEPLSMLYSMLIPSHIDFAAQAGLSQKPYIDKLIRELIALNPRSQIFYTTLSEVIALLQESGVYIPLTYQRNKAIAHKKIKGIKMGVVSYEVPFWEMYE; encoded by the coding sequence ATGCGTGTCATAGTAATAGTTTTTATTTGTATAGGTGTATTGTGGGGAAAAAATACATTGATTATGGCAGTGTCTGAAAATATAGGCGCACTGAATCCACAAGGTTATCAAGGTAATGCAATGTTTGCGCAAAATGCTATTTATGAGGGTTTGGTGCGTGTAGATAAGCAAGGGAAAATTATACCAAGCTTGGCACTTTCGTGGCATATAAGCCAAGATGGTTTAAGTTATGAATTTACATTGCGTGAGGGAGTGAAGTTTTCAAATGGTGAAACATTTAATGCTGATGCAGTGGTGCTCAATTTTCAATCTATCCTTAAAAATAGAGCAAGGCATTCGTGGAGTGGCTTGGCTATGGCAATTAAAGACATACAAAAAGTGAGTGAATACAAAGTGCGTCTCCTCCTCAAGCACCCATATAGTCCAACGCTTAATGAGCTCTCTGTAGCACGTCCTTTTAGATTCTTAGCTCCGAGTGCAATGCCTAAGGACTTAGATTTGATTAAGCACAATCCAAAGCCTATTGGCACAGGGGCTTATATGTTAAGTGATTCTAAACTTGGCGTGAGCGATACATTACTTAAGAATCCACATTATTGGGATAAAGAGGCTTATAATGGAATTTATTATGATGAGGTTATTTTAAAGGTAATTTTTGACCCTAATGCTAAGCTTGCGGCACTTAAATCAAAACAAATAGATATGATTTATGGATATGACCAGATTCCATTAGAAATATTTAAAAATATGCAAAATGATAAACATTTTAATACTTACCTTAGCCCTTCTATTTATAGCACGAGCCTTGTCATTAATTCTGCTTCGCCCATTCTTGCTTTGAGCAATGAGAAGTCTTCGCAGAGTTTGCGCAAAATTATTGCGCTTGGCATTGATAAAGCAAAAATTACTCAAGCAGTCTATGGGGGATTACAAGAGAGGGCAGATATGATTTTTGCACCTACTTTTGTTCATTCACTTGGCTCACATAATGCCCCAAAAATACTTCCCTATAAACCAAAAGAGGCTAAAGGGGCTATCGCATTACTCTTACAAGATTCTCAAGCTGTCTTATTGCGCCATAGAGGTGTAGAGATACTTTTTAGTGGAGATAATCCAGCCCATAAGATGATGGCAGAAATTTTACAAAGTGAGTTTAAAACCATTGGTATCAAAGCGCGTTTAAGTGCAAGTGAGCCCACCATTTATCGTAATCGCTTGGTTAAGGGCGCATTTGATATGGCTTTTAGTGAGACTTGGGGTGCGCCCTATGAGCCTTTGAGTATGCTGTATTCTATGCTCATTCCTAGTCATATTGATTTTGCAGCACAAGCAGGTTTAAGTCAAAAACCTTATATTGATAAGCTCATTAGAGAACTCATTGCTCTTAATCCTCGCTCTCAAATATTTTATACCACCTTGAGTGAAGTAATAGCCCTATTGCAAGAGAGTGGTGTGTATATCCCGCTCACTTATCAAAGAAATAAGGCAATCGCCCATAAGAAAATTAAAGGCATTAAAATGGGTGTGGTAAGCTATGAAGTGCCATTTTGGGAAATGTATGAATAA